From the genome of Psychroserpens ponticola, one region includes:
- a CDS encoding SGNH/GDSL hydrolase family protein has protein sequence MKINNIWLLAFLFIGLTACESDDDSLADPIDEEQELINGPAPVYTSGTADFSTFVSLGNSLTAGYSDGALFARGQAESFPNILSKQFALAGGGTFTQPLMSDDIGGFLLGGSPVLDPITGENLFKPRLIFDAANQTPISVNGTSTTDITNVNPGPYNNMGVPGAKSYHLLAPGYGDISNFPAAANPYFIRMASTPGTTVIADAMTLNPTFFSLWIGNNDVLGYATNGGDSSDVITNQGTFDAAMTGLVSTLTSNNSEGIISNIPNVTDAPYFTTVPYAPLDPTNPSFGPQIPTLNSVFGALNPIFQAIDPSRVIVFSETSASPVVIQDETLTNIAPQIAGALGASPTFPAFISQFGLDGSNPAVVQLAAGLLANLYGQSRQATPNDLLVLPSRSIIGNVNQMTADGLIQAGLPAAVAGQFSTEGVTLPLEDKWVLLPSEQTEIANATTAFNQTIANLATQYDLALFDVNTFFNSVATGGYQAGNAFMTADYVSGGTFSLDGVHPSPRGYAVIANQMINIINTKYGSNLPTVNPVDYRGLYLD, from the coding sequence ATGAAAATAAATAATATATGGCTATTAGCCTTCCTTTTTATAGGATTAACAGCTTGTGAAAGTGACGATGATTCACTTGCAGACCCAATAGACGAAGAACAAGAATTAATTAATGGACCAGCACCAGTTTATACAAGTGGTACTGCAGATTTCTCAACATTTGTTTCACTAGGTAATTCATTAACTGCAGGATATTCTGATGGAGCTTTATTTGCTCGAGGTCAAGCAGAGTCTTTTCCTAACATTTTATCCAAACAATTTGCATTAGCAGGTGGAGGCACATTTACGCAACCTCTTATGAGTGATGATATTGGTGGTTTTTTATTAGGTGGTAGCCCAGTATTAGACCCAATAACAGGTGAAAATTTATTTAAACCTAGATTAATTTTTGATGCTGCAAATCAAACACCTATTTCAGTAAACGGAACTTCAACAACAGACATTACTAATGTGAATCCAGGCCCATATAATAACATGGGTGTTCCTGGTGCTAAAAGTTATCATTTATTAGCTCCAGGTTATGGTGATATAAGTAACTTCCCAGCTGCAGCTAATCCTTACTTTATCAGAATGGCATCTACTCCAGGCACTACTGTAATAGCAGATGCAATGACATTAAATCCTACATTCTTTTCTTTATGGATTGGTAATAATGATGTTTTAGGATATGCAACTAATGGTGGTGACAGTTCAGATGTTATTACAAACCAAGGTACATTTGATGCTGCAATGACTGGATTAGTTTCAACATTAACATCTAATAATTCAGAAGGTATAATTTCTAACATTCCTAATGTTACAGATGCACCATACTTTACAACTGTTCCTTATGCGCCATTAGATCCTACAAACCCTTCATTTGGCCCGCAAATACCAACATTAAATTCTGTATTTGGTGCTTTAAATCCTATTTTTCAAGCAATAGATCCAAGTAGAGTTATTGTGTTTTCTGAAACTTCTGCAAGCCCAGTTGTAATTCAAGATGAAACATTAACTAATATCGCACCACAAATTGCTGGAGCTTTAGGCGCTAGTCCAACTTTTCCTGCTTTTATTAGTCAATTTGGACTTGATGGAAGCAATCCTGCTGTAGTTCAATTAGCAGCTGGATTATTGGCAAATCTTTACGGACAGTCTAGACAAGCAACTCCTAACGACTTACTTGTTTTACCAAGTCGTTCTATAATTGGAAACGTAAATCAAATGACTGCTGACGGATTAATACAAGCTGGTTTACCTGCTGCTGTAGCTGGACAATTCTCTACAGAAGGTGTTACACTTCCTTTAGAAGATAAATGGGTATTATTACCTTCAGAACAAACCGAAATTGCAAATGCTACAACTGCATTTAATCAAACTATCGCAAATCTTGCAACACAATATGATTTAGCTTTGTTTGATGTTAATACCTTTTTCAATAGTGTTGCAACAGGTGGCTACCAAGCTGGAAATGCTTTCATGACTGCCGACTATGTTTCTGGTGGAACATTCTCTCTAGATGGTGTTCATCCATCTCCAAGAGGTTATGCAGTAATAGCTAACCAAATGATAAATATTATAAATACAAAGTATGGTTCGAACTTACCAACAGTAAACCCTGTTGACTACAGAGGATTGTATTTAGACTAA
- a CDS encoding F0F1 ATP synthase subunit epsilon, whose protein sequence is MYLEIVSPEATLFSGEVTSVAVPGVMGEFEMLNNHAPVVSLLKEGNVKINGNITLEEEVEAKFNKTDKGFWLPINSGTIEMKDNKVIVLAD, encoded by the coding sequence ATGTATTTAGAAATTGTATCACCAGAAGCTACATTATTTAGCGGAGAAGTAACTAGTGTTGCTGTTCCTGGTGTGATGGGTGAGTTTGAAATGCTTAACAATCACGCACCTGTTGTATCACTTTTAAAAGAAGGTAATGTGAAGATTAATGGAAACATTACTTTAGAAGAAGAGGTTGAAGCTAAATTCAACAAAACCGATAAAGGGTTTTGGTTACCAATTAATTCTGGTACTATTGAAATGAAAGACAATAAAGTTATTGTACTCGCAGATTAA
- a CDS encoding aminotransferase class I/II-fold pyridoxal phosphate-dependent enzyme yields the protein MLPKKLKNKLEIRLQENAFRQLGKSNHLIDFSSNDYLGFSKSATIFNTTNELLKTQNSEQNGATGSRLLSGNHKLYPFVEEHISTFHNSETALIFNSGYDANLGFFSCVPQRNDIVLYDEYCHASIRDGITMSKAKSFKFKHNDLQDLECHLERSREVSESHQDIYIITESVFSMDGDSPDLVTLSQISKKHNANLIIDEAHAIGVFGKNGNGLISQLKLEDAVFARTITFGKALGAHGAAILCNQDLKEYLINFSRPFIYTTALPPHSLATVKASYDELNIQNAKEVSQISVLKDNISFFKSELQRLNLQEFFIKSDSAIHSCVISGNENVKRIAQEIQKHGFDIKAILSPTVSKGKERLRFCLHSYNSSEEITKVLQLLAIFV from the coding sequence ATGCTTCCTAAAAAACTCAAAAACAAATTAGAAATACGACTGCAAGAAAATGCTTTTAGGCAATTAGGAAAATCAAATCATTTGATCGATTTTTCTTCAAACGACTATTTGGGATTTTCTAAATCTGCAACTATTTTCAATACTACTAATGAGTTGCTAAAAACTCAAAACAGTGAACAAAATGGAGCAACAGGTTCTCGTTTACTCTCAGGAAATCATAAATTATATCCATTTGTAGAAGAACACATAAGTACTTTTCATAATTCGGAAACTGCATTAATTTTTAATTCAGGCTATGATGCCAACTTAGGATTTTTTTCATGTGTACCGCAACGTAATGACATTGTTTTATACGATGAATATTGTCATGCTTCAATTCGTGATGGCATAACAATGAGTAAAGCAAAATCGTTTAAGTTTAAGCATAACGATTTACAAGATTTAGAATGTCACCTCGAGCGCAGTCGAGAGGTCTCAGAATCTCATCAAGATATTTACATTATTACAGAATCTGTATTCTCAATGGATGGAGACTCACCTGATTTAGTCACACTTTCCCAAATAAGTAAAAAACACAATGCAAACCTCATCATCGATGAAGCTCATGCCATTGGTGTCTTTGGAAAAAATGGAAACGGTTTAATAAGTCAACTTAAACTTGAAGATGCTGTTTTTGCAAGAACCATCACTTTCGGAAAAGCCTTAGGTGCTCATGGTGCAGCTATTTTATGCAATCAAGATCTTAAAGAATATCTTATCAATTTTTCAAGACCATTTATTTATACCACTGCGCTTCCTCCTCATAGTTTAGCAACTGTAAAAGCTTCATATGACGAACTTAATATTCAGAACGCTAAAGAAGTTTCACAAATAAGTGTACTAAAAGATAATATTAGTTTCTTTAAATCAGAGTTACAACGACTTAATCTACAAGAGTTTTTCATCAAAAGCGATTCTGCAATTCATAGTTGTGTCATTTCAGGAAATGAAAATGTTAAACGTATTGCTCAAGAGATTCAAAAACATGGTTTTGATATAAAAGCTATCCTATCTCCTACGGTTTCAAAAGGAAAAGAACGCTTACGATTTTGTTTACACAGTTACAATTCTTCAGAAGAAATCACAAAAGTCTTACAGTTACTTGCTATTTTTGTGTAA
- a CDS encoding TonB-dependent receptor, whose protein sequence is MKTLFKTIMLFCCAISFAQTTVKGKIIDNYGQPLPGANIIVTGTTTGTISDYDGNYTLTVNQDPPFTIQISTVGFETVDLEVTTNPQTIDVTLVEGTALDEVVISASRTPERIFESPVTVERFGLKEIKNTSSPSFFDSIENLKGVDMNTNSLTFKSVNTRGFATFANNRFMQLVDGMDNSSPALNFALGNLLGMSELDVNTVELLPGASSALYGANAFNGIMFMTSKNPFDHQGVSVYAKTGITSSENAGDNNFVDAGIRVATAFSDKFAAKASFSFLNGTEWYATDYTDYNNPGLSRLDPNYDGLNVYGDEVSTTLDFDELAAGSLPIPALTNYGTSTISRTGYEERDLMDYEAESIKADFALHFKPWANDFEIILNSKFGRGNTIYQGANRYAIKDFFMQQHKLEVKNKNFFARVYTTAEKAGNSYDTRFTAININRAWKNDTQWFTDYAGGFIGALAGQGIFENPTQEQIAAAHAAARLNADNGRYLPGSSDFNNALTKITADSDLATGSKFTDNSKIYHADANYNLSHLIDFADIMVGGSWRQYSLNSDGSIYTDYNGPIDYNEFGAYTQIQKKLMDDRLKLTGSVRYDKSEFFDGFVSPRVSFNYTADQNDKHNIRGSFQTGFRNPSTQDLFIGLNAGRAILVGSAPENLDRYTATSAQLSTSGQAIAGSPTVQLDGGDAYDNAFSLASVESGAPEAANVSIVKPEKVTAYEVGYRGKVDRFIIDLSAYYNAYEDFISNKTVLAPLYGTVGDNTLSLLALQNEDYQAYQTYTNSDVKINSYGASIGVDTKLSGFNLGFSYTYAKLDFDQDEDPDFETSFNTPEHKVKASLGKENLFKNLGFNINWRWNDTYLWQSSFADGMLPARHTIDAQINYSMPSIKSTFKIGGANILAHDYVSAPGSGAIGAQYFVSWTINQ, encoded by the coding sequence ATGAAGACACTTTTTAAAACAATTATGCTGTTTTGTTGTGCGATCTCTTTTGCGCAAACTACAGTAAAAGGTAAAATCATCGATAATTATGGTCAACCATTACCTGGAGCCAATATTATTGTAACTGGCACAACCACTGGTACAATTTCAGATTATGATGGAAACTATACCTTAACCGTTAACCAAGATCCACCATTTACTATTCAAATAAGTACTGTTGGATTTGAAACCGTTGATCTAGAAGTTACAACTAATCCACAAACTATTGATGTAACCTTAGTTGAAGGAACCGCTTTAGATGAAGTTGTTATTTCTGCTTCAAGAACTCCTGAACGAATCTTCGAATCACCAGTGACCGTTGAACGTTTTGGTTTAAAAGAAATAAAAAACACTTCATCTCCTTCCTTTTTTGATAGTATTGAAAACTTAAAAGGTGTAGATATGAATACCAATAGTTTAACATTCAAATCTGTTAACACTAGAGGATTTGCTACTTTCGCTAATAATAGGTTTATGCAATTAGTGGATGGGATGGATAACTCATCACCTGCTTTAAATTTCGCATTAGGTAACTTATTAGGAATGTCAGAACTGGATGTTAACACAGTTGAACTACTACCAGGTGCATCTTCTGCACTATATGGAGCTAACGCTTTTAATGGTATTATGTTTATGACTAGTAAAAACCCATTTGATCATCAAGGGGTTAGTGTTTATGCAAAAACGGGGATTACTTCTAGTGAAAATGCTGGAGACAATAATTTTGTTGATGCAGGTATTCGTGTAGCAACAGCTTTTTCAGATAAATTTGCTGCTAAAGCATCTTTTTCATTCCTTAATGGTACTGAATGGTATGCTACTGATTATACTGATTATAATAATCCTGGATTATCAAGATTAGATCCTAATTATGACGGACTAAACGTTTATGGTGATGAGGTATCTACAACACTTGATTTTGATGAATTAGCTGCTGGATCACTTCCAATTCCTGCTCTTACAAATTATGGAACATCAACGATAAGTAGAACAGGTTATGAAGAACGTGACCTTATGGACTATGAAGCTGAAAGTATCAAAGCTGATTTCGCTTTACACTTTAAGCCTTGGGCTAATGACTTTGAAATCATCTTAAATTCTAAATTTGGTAGAGGAAATACAATCTACCAAGGTGCAAACAGATATGCCATTAAGGATTTCTTTATGCAACAACATAAATTAGAAGTTAAAAACAAGAACTTCTTTGCAAGAGTATATACTACGGCTGAAAAAGCAGGAAACTCTTATGATACACGTTTTACTGCAATCAATATTAACAGAGCATGGAAAAATGATACACAATGGTTTACAGATTATGCTGGTGGATTTATTGGTGCATTAGCTGGTCAAGGTATTTTTGAAAACCCAACTCAAGAACAAATAGCTGCTGCACATGCTGCCGCAAGATTAAATGCAGACAATGGAAGATATCTTCCTGGCTCAAGCGATTTTAATAACGCTTTAACAAAAATCACTGCTGATAGTGACTTAGCAACTGGGTCAAAATTTACCGATAATTCTAAAATATATCATGCAGATGCTAATTATAACCTTAGCCATCTTATCGATTTTGCTGATATTATGGTTGGTGGATCTTGGAGACAATATTCACTAAATTCTGATGGATCTATTTATACTGATTATAATGGACCAATAGATTACAATGAATTTGGTGCATACACACAAATACAGAAAAAATTGATGGATGACAGATTAAAACTTACAGGATCTGTACGTTATGATAAATCAGAATTTTTTGATGGATTTGTATCACCAAGAGTATCATTCAACTATACCGCAGATCAAAACGACAAACATAATATTAGAGGATCTTTTCAAACAGGATTTAGAAACCCTTCAACACAAGATTTATTTATTGGGTTGAATGCAGGAAGAGCTATTTTAGTTGGATCTGCTCCTGAAAACTTAGACCGTTACACTGCAACTAGTGCTCAACTTAGTACTTCTGGACAAGCAATTGCAGGATCACCCACAGTACAATTAGATGGTGGAGATGCTTATGACAATGCATTTAGTTTAGCTTCTGTAGAGTCTGGAGCTCCTGAAGCAGCAAATGTTAGCATTGTAAAACCTGAAAAAGTAACTGCTTACGAAGTTGGTTATAGAGGAAAAGTTGATAGGTTTATTATTGATTTAAGTGCCTACTATAATGCTTATGAAGATTTCATTTCAAATAAAACGGTTTTAGCTCCGCTTTATGGTACTGTAGGAGATAACACATTATCCTTATTAGCTTTACAAAATGAAGATTACCAAGCTTACCAAACATACACTAATTCTGATGTTAAAATTAATTCTTATGGCGCATCAATTGGTGTAGATACTAAATTAAGTGGATTCAACCTTGGATTTAGCTATACTTATGCTAAATTAGATTTTGATCAAGATGAAGATCCTGATTTTGAAACTAGTTTTAATACTCCAGAACATAAAGTTAAAGCCTCTTTAGGTAAAGAAAACTTATTTAAAAATCTCGGTTTTAACATTAATTGGAGATGGAATGACACGTATTTATGGCAATCATCATTTGCTGATGGTATGTTACCAGCACGTCATACAATTGATGCTCAAATCAATTATTCTATGCCAAGTATAAAATCTACATTTAAAATTGGTGGTGCAAATATTCTTGCCCATGACTATGTGAGTGCTCCTGGCTCAGGCGCTATTGGTGCTCAATATTTTGTCTCTTGGACTATTAATCAATAA
- the bioD gene encoding dethiobiotin synthase — translation MNTYFITGIGTDVGKTVASAIITEALEADYWKPIQAGELEYCDTKKVQDLVSNSSSKFHKNNVALQTSMSPHAAANIDGISIQLKQIKPPKTKNDLVIEGAGGLLVPINTKNTVLDLIKPNYKVIVVSRHYLGSINHSLLTLNLLTEKGFDVSVIFSGNEHKSTEDIIKKMTNIKVIGRIDEEPYFDKNVIKEYSELFKENLK, via the coding sequence ATGAATACATATTTCATAACAGGAATAGGAACTGATGTAGGAAAAACTGTTGCTTCTGCAATTATTACTGAAGCTCTAGAAGCTGATTATTGGAAACCAATTCAAGCTGGTGAATTGGAGTATTGCGACACAAAAAAAGTTCAGGATTTAGTCTCTAATTCAAGCTCCAAATTTCATAAAAACAATGTAGCATTACAAACGTCAATGAGTCCACATGCAGCTGCTAATATTGATGGAATTTCTATTCAACTTAAACAAATTAAACCACCAAAAACCAAGAATGATTTAGTGATTGAAGGTGCTGGCGGATTGCTAGTTCCTATAAATACTAAAAACACAGTTTTAGATCTTATCAAACCCAATTATAAAGTGATTGTCGTCTCAAGACATTATTTAGGAAGTATCAACCACTCGCTTTTAACTTTAAATTTATTAACAGAAAAGGGATTTGATGTATCAGTTATCTTTAGTGGAAATGAACATAAATCCACAGAAGATATCATAAAAAAAATGACAAACATAAAAGTAATTGGTCGCATTGATGAAGAGCCTTATTTTGATAAAAATGTTATTAAAGAATACAGTGAACTTTTTAAAGAAAACTTAAAATGA
- the atpD gene encoding F0F1 ATP synthase subunit beta, with translation MSKVTGKVAQIVGPVIDVEFGAGAELPKIYDSLEIKRPDGSLLVLEVQSHIGEDSVRTIAMDSSDGLSRGTEVTATGAPIQMPIGDDVYGRLFNVIGDAIDGIGDLPKSGDAGLPIHRQAPKFEDLSTSTEVLFTGIKVIDLIEPYAKGGKIGLFGGAGVGKTVLIQELINNIAKGHGGLSVFAGVGERTREGNDLLREMLESGIIKYGDDFMHSMEEGGWDLSKVDKSIMKESKATFVFGQMNEPPGARARVALSGLTIAEYFRDGAGEGQGKDVLFFVDNIFRFTQAGSEVSALLGRMPSAVGYQPTLATEMGAMQERITSTKRGSITSVQAVYVPADDLTDPAPATTFAHLDATTVLSRKIAELGIYPAVDPLDSTSRILTADILGNEHYDCAQRVKELLQRYKELQDIIAILGMEELSEEDKMAVGRARRVQRFLSQPFHVAEQFTGIPGVLVDIKETIKGFNMIMEGELDHLPEAAFNLKGTIEEAIEAGDKMLAEA, from the coding sequence ATGTCAAAAGTTACAGGTAAAGTTGCACAAATAGTAGGTCCAGTTATCGATGTTGAATTCGGAGCTGGTGCTGAACTTCCAAAAATTTATGATTCGTTAGAAATTAAAAGACCTGATGGTTCGCTTTTAGTATTAGAAGTACAATCTCACATTGGTGAAGATAGTGTTCGTACTATTGCAATGGATTCATCTGATGGTTTAAGTAGAGGAACAGAAGTTACAGCTACTGGTGCTCCTATTCAAATGCCAATTGGAGATGATGTTTACGGACGTCTTTTCAACGTAATTGGAGATGCTATTGATGGTATTGGAGATTTACCTAAATCGGGTGATGCAGGTTTACCAATTCACAGACAAGCACCTAAATTTGAAGATTTATCAACATCTACAGAAGTTTTATTTACTGGTATTAAAGTCATCGATTTAATTGAACCTTATGCAAAAGGTGGTAAAATTGGTTTATTTGGTGGTGCTGGTGTTGGTAAAACAGTATTAATTCAAGAATTAATTAATAACATTGCTAAAGGTCATGGTGGTCTTTCAGTATTTGCTGGTGTAGGTGAACGTACTCGTGAAGGAAATGATTTACTTCGTGAAATGTTAGAATCAGGTATTATCAAATATGGTGATGACTTTATGCATTCTATGGAAGAAGGTGGATGGGATTTATCTAAAGTTGATAAATCAATAATGAAAGAATCTAAAGCAACTTTCGTATTTGGACAAATGAATGAGCCTCCTGGAGCTCGTGCTCGTGTAGCACTTTCAGGATTAACTATAGCAGAATATTTCCGTGATGGAGCTGGTGAAGGACAAGGAAAAGATGTACTTTTCTTCGTTGATAATATCTTCCGTTTTACACAAGCTGGATCTGAAGTATCTGCATTATTAGGTCGTATGCCTTCTGCAGTAGGTTACCAACCAACATTAGCAACAGAAATGGGTGCAATGCAAGAACGTATTACATCTACAAAAAGAGGCTCTATTACATCTGTACAAGCGGTTTACGTACCTGCAGATGATTTAACCGATCCTGCTCCTGCAACAACGTTTGCTCACTTAGATGCAACTACAGTATTATCTCGTAAAATTGCAGAGTTAGGTATTTATCCTGCTGTGGATCCTTTAGATTCTACATCAAGAATTCTAACTGCTGATATTTTAGGAAATGAGCATTACGATTGTGCGCAACGTGTTAAAGAGTTATTACAACGTTATAAAGAATTACAGGATATTATTGCCATCTTAGGTATGGAAGAATTATCTGAAGAAGATAAAATGGCTGTAGGTAGAGCTAGACGTGTGCAACGTTTCTTATCTCAACCGTTCCACGTAGCTGAGCAATTTACTGGTATTCCTGGAGTATTAGTTGATATTAAAGAAACGATTAAAGGATTTAACATGATTATGGAAGGTGAATTAGATCACTTACCAGAAGCGGCATTTAACCTTAAAGGTACTATTGAAGAAGCTATCGAAGCTGGAGACAAAATGCTTGCTGAAGCTTAA
- a CDS encoding DUF2007 domain-containing protein: MIDNYTVLSTFPYSTEAQVTKSKLESEGITVMLLDEKTVDSDPLISQAIGGVKLLVSDNDFEKALLIFNEIRPYEVDENGNSIHCPSCTSNRILIAPLERKNLFLMLFPFFEKTKHICNNCKTIF, encoded by the coding sequence ATGATAGATAATTACACAGTGCTTTCAACGTTTCCGTATTCAACAGAAGCTCAAGTCACAAAATCTAAACTCGAATCAGAAGGTATTACTGTGATGTTATTGGATGAAAAAACAGTAGATTCCGACCCTTTAATAAGTCAGGCCATTGGAGGTGTAAAACTTTTAGTATCTGACAATGATTTTGAAAAAGCATTGCTAATCTTTAATGAGATTAGACCTTATGAAGTTGATGAAAATGGGAATTCAATTCATTGTCCATCTTGTACATCAAATCGCATTTTAATTGCGCCTTTAGAACGCAAGAATTTATTTCTGATGCTATTTCCATTTTTTGAAAAAACGAAACACATTTGTAACAATTGCAAAACCATTTTTTAA